In one Neobacillus sp. WH10 genomic region, the following are encoded:
- a CDS encoding nucleotidyltransferase domain-containing protein yields MKSRKRKKLVIGENMYTHNERIEMMSEIESFTKSLHEVQALLLVGSGSTGFRDKYSDLDLLVVVKNSEEVVTINKLN; encoded by the coding sequence GTGAAATCTAGAAAAAGAAAAAAATTAGTAATAGGGGAAAATATGTATACACATAATGAGCGAATAGAAATGATGTCAGAGATTGAAAGCTTCACAAAATCTTTGCATGAAGTACAAGCATTATTATTGGTTGGCTCAGGTTCAACTGGTTTTAGAGATAAGTATTCAGACCTTGACTTACTCGTTGTAGTGAAAAATTCAGAAGAAGTAGTAACAATAAATAAACTTAATTAA
- a CDS encoding MerR family transcriptional regulator, whose product MKENNKYSIGEFSEKTGISIRTLHYYDEIGLLQPEKHPTSGHRIYNHQDILTIQKIVSLKFLGYTLDKIAKLLDESSFNVDLIDTLSLHLKALEKEKERIEQSMTAVKRVIKLLKEEGELDSTILFTLIHSMQTENIQKEWLARHMQMDVVEGLSKKSEEEKIALDQTFIQLAKEVKQLYGKPVEDPKVQEMIKTYLESSFAFLGEDLIQKLADTDMEELDIRELEDMAPSPFTENEEKWLNQAIVYHMKQTEME is encoded by the coding sequence ATGAAAGAGAATAACAAGTATTCCATTGGGGAGTTTTCGGAAAAGACAGGAATATCTATTCGAACTTTACATTACTATGATGAAATCGGTCTTTTACAACCAGAAAAGCATCCAACGTCTGGCCACCGCATTTACAATCATCAAGATATACTAACCATCCAGAAAATCGTAAGTCTAAAGTTCCTGGGGTATACCCTCGATAAAATCGCTAAATTGTTAGACGAATCGAGTTTTAATGTTGATTTGATTGACACTTTATCCCTTCATTTGAAAGCGTTAGAAAAAGAAAAAGAACGAATCGAACAATCAATGACTGCTGTTAAGAGAGTGATTAAGTTACTGAAAGAAGAAGGAGAACTGGATAGCACCATATTATTCACTCTTATCCATAGTATGCAAACAGAAAATATACAAAAAGAATGGTTGGCAAGGCACATGCAAATGGACGTAGTGGAAGGGTTGTCAAAGAAATCCGAAGAAGAAAAAATCGCCTTAGATCAAACTTTTATTCAATTGGCTAAGGAAGTAAAACAATTATATGGTAAACCTGTAGAGGATCCAAAAGTACAAGAAATGATTAAAACATATCTAGAATCGTCTTTTGCGTTTCTTGGTGAGGATTTGATACAAAAGCTAGCTGATACTGACATGGAAGAACTGGATATACGAGAACTTGAAGATATGGCACCTTCTCCCTTCACAGAAAATGAGGAGAAATGGCTCAATCAAGCGATAGTATATCATATGAAACAAACAGAAATGGAATAA
- a CDS encoding tyrosine-protein phosphatase, with protein MENTTANRYATYPTNRIVPFIGANNFRDMGGYKTSDGRTVKFGLFFRSDELTRLTDEDMNFFQTLNIKYVFDYRDESEALKKPDPILSNMTYERIPTFEQNNQFGTIEEMARSDFFKNLTLNTMSELYSKMPLNNPSYKRLMEIIQDPNNLGLLHHCAAGKDRTGVGAALILSALGVPKETVMEDYLLTNETMKEYNEKVLKQISAHFDDKGLQIMEHLLGAKEEFLEGVFQTITNTYGNIDTYFAHEFGLTKEKRQVLQSFCLE; from the coding sequence ATGGAAAATACAACAGCAAATCGTTATGCGACATATCCTACAAACCGAATAGTTCCTTTTATTGGGGCTAATAACTTTCGTGACATGGGCGGCTATAAAACATCCGATGGCCGTACAGTAAAGTTTGGACTTTTCTTCCGTTCAGACGAATTAACACGTTTGACAGATGAAGATATGAATTTCTTCCAAACATTAAACATTAAATACGTTTTTGATTACCGCGATGAGTCGGAAGCGCTAAAGAAACCCGACCCTATACTTTCAAATATGACATACGAACGGATCCCAACATTTGAGCAAAACAATCAATTTGGCACGATAGAAGAAATGGCCAGAAGTGATTTCTTCAAAAATCTTACCTTAAATACTATGTCAGAGCTGTATTCCAAAATGCCACTCAACAATCCATCTTACAAACGATTGATGGAAATTATCCAAGACCCAAATAATTTGGGATTATTACATCATTGTGCCGCTGGAAAGGACCGTACGGGCGTTGGTGCTGCTCTTATTTTATCTGCGCTTGGGGTTCCGAAAGAAACTGTTATGGAAGATTATTTATTGACAAATGAAACGATGAAAGAATATAACGAAAAGGTCTTGAAGCAAATTTCAGCGCATTTTGATGACAAAGGTCTTCAAATCATGGAACATCTGCTTGGAGCAAAGGAAGAGTTTTTAGAGGGCGTATTCCAGACTATTACAAATACGTATGGAAACATTGATACGTACTTTGCCCATGAGTTCGGTTTAACAAAGGAAAAACGGCAGGTATTACAAAGCTTTTGTCTTGAATAG
- a CDS encoding multidrug efflux SMR transporter produces MSWFYLAAAILFEIIGTVSMKLSHGFTKGIPSILMIIFYILAFVCLNFSLKTIPVSIAYAIWSGIGTATIAIIGYFVFKETLTVMKVSAIVLIIVGVVLLNIGEESSDKQQIQKKTHLNSQHKLDV; encoded by the coding sequence ATGTCTTGGTTTTATTTAGCCGCGGCTATTTTATTTGAAATCATAGGAACTGTTTCTATGAAGCTATCACATGGATTTACCAAAGGAATACCCTCCATATTGATGATCATATTTTATATACTTGCATTTGTATGCCTGAATTTTTCCTTAAAAACGATACCTGTAAGTATTGCTTACGCAATCTGGTCAGGTATTGGCACCGCTACAATTGCAATTATCGGATATTTTGTTTTTAAAGAAACATTAACAGTAATGAAAGTTAGTGCCATTGTTTTGATAATCGTAGGGGTCGTACTGCTCAATATAGGTGAAGAATCAAGTGACAAACAACAGATCCAAAAAAAGACTCATTTGAATTCACAACATAAACTGGATGTGTAA
- a CDS encoding PAS domain-containing protein, producing the protein MTEMMTKVEKLKQYIPMVHFIANIMGENCEVVLHDVTNPDHSIIEIVNGHVSGRKINSPITDLALKILKEESYKDRDYICNYKSTSKTSKMLRSSSYFIKDETNKIIGMICVNMDISDVINARTILDQFIMIDNPKIDPVEPSKPAFDPHLFENFEENIEELLLSLIKGVLAEYDIPPERMSPQEKIEVVKKLNEKGAFLLKGGVSEVAKYLDVSEATIYRYLNKIK; encoded by the coding sequence ATGACAGAAATGATGACAAAGGTCGAAAAGCTGAAACAGTATATTCCCATGGTACATTTTATTGCTAATATAATGGGGGAAAATTGTGAAGTTGTTTTACACGATGTAACGAACCCTGATCATTCTATTATTGAAATAGTGAATGGACATGTTAGCGGAAGAAAAATCAATAGTCCTATTACAGATCTTGCTTTGAAAATATTAAAAGAAGAAAGCTATAAAGATAGAGATTATATCTGTAATTATAAAAGCACCTCAAAAACGAGTAAGATGCTCCGTTCTTCCAGCTATTTTATTAAAGATGAAACTAACAAAATCATTGGCATGATTTGTGTTAACATGGATATTTCCGATGTTATCAATGCTCGTACCATTTTGGATCAATTCATCATGATTGACAATCCCAAAATTGATCCTGTCGAGCCATCAAAGCCCGCCTTTGACCCACATCTTTTTGAGAATTTTGAAGAAAATATTGAGGAACTTCTCTTATCTCTTATTAAAGGGGTTCTAGCAGAGTATGACATTCCACCTGAGCGGATGTCACCGCAAGAAAAAATAGAGGTGGTCAAAAAACTAAATGAAAAGGGAGCTTTTTTACTTAAAGGTGGAGTAAGCGAAGTTGCCAAATATTTAGACGTATCCGAAGCCACTATTTATCGATATTTAAATAAGATCAAATAA
- a CDS encoding dienelactone hydrolase family protein, whose protein sequence is MLNIHNKSDTVIIVVHEIYGINQHMRYICQTLSDKGFDVICPNLLKQETPFEYSQEEFAYRNFMDNIGFTNASDVIKSVLMNIKDKYKKVYIVGFSVGATIAWLCSEEDCLDGIVGYYGSRIRKYIGIEPLCPTLLFFPEKEQSFNVDELISCFEEKNIEIHKFNGQHGFSDPYSPNYNEKSAQEAFRRMFDFFLKH, encoded by the coding sequence TTGTTAAATATTCATAATAAGTCTGACACTGTAATCATTGTTGTTCATGAAATCTATGGAATTAACCAGCATATGAGGTATATTTGTCAAACATTATCAGATAAAGGTTTTGATGTCATTTGTCCAAATTTATTAAAACAAGAAACACCATTTGAATATTCACAAGAGGAATTCGCTTATCGTAACTTTATGGACAACATAGGTTTTACGAATGCTTCCGATGTAATTAAAAGTGTATTAATGAATATTAAAGATAAATATAAAAAAGTATATATTGTCGGATTTAGTGTTGGGGCAACAATTGCTTGGTTGTGTAGTGAGGAGGATTGTTTAGATGGCATTGTCGGATACTATGGTTCACGAATTAGGAAATATATAGGGATTGAGCCCTTATGCCCAACATTGCTATTCTTTCCGGAAAAAGAGCAATCATTTAATGTTGACGAGTTAATTTCATGCTTTGAAGAAAAGAATATCGAGATACATAAATTTAATGGACAACATGGATTTAGTGATCCATACTCGCCTAACTATAATGAAAAATCAGCACAAGAAGCATTTAGAAGAATGTTTGATTTTTTTCTGAAACATTGA
- a CDS encoding DUF1904 family protein — MPHIVFRGISIEQLKSISKPLVAELANVCDCGTDNFTLELPNSTFVFNGEETPAFPLIEVKWFERGQEIRDQFAQLLTKYLIEFKLPEVEVVFTVFSETAYYINGKHCGN; from the coding sequence TTGCCACATATAGTGTTTCGTGGAATTAGTATTGAACAATTAAAGAGTATAAGCAAACCATTAGTAGCAGAACTTGCAAACGTTTGCGATTGCGGAACTGATAATTTTACATTAGAACTACCAAACTCTACATTTGTGTTTAACGGGGAAGAAACACCTGCGTTTCCTCTTATTGAGGTAAAATGGTTCGAGCGCGGCCAGGAAATTCGTGATCAATTTGCGCAATTACTTACGAAATATTTAATAGAGTTTAAACTTCCTGAAGTAGAGGTTGTGTTTACCGTTTTCTCAGAAACAGCCTATTATATTAATGGGAAGCATTGTGGGAATTAA